The genomic window ttttggagCGTTGGTATTTCTACATAACATgaatcatataaattattttgtttaatatcttttaaaaattctttattatttataaaattatttatatcacaaaattcttcattattattaaaagaattattgTTCAATtgtgtattattattattattattattttttttttttttatgtaatattcCATTTCGTGAGTTTAattgaataaatatattttttttttctctttttttaaaataataatcttttaaatcattttcttttataaaattagaatcactattatattgatcaatcatattattattttttacagTGCTTGTTTCATTGTCgaccttttttttatttgcttctgttttatttttatcagTATCCTTTTGTCTCCTAACATTTAATCTTCCTTTAAAGTACAAAAATTCATAAGCATTTTCactttttttctctttttttttgttattactttcattctttttgttagattcatttttatttatagtATTATCATCTTCATTTGTTAAAGTTTCAGTTTTCgttatattttcttcattaaaaaataaatcttCATCCTTCTCTCTTTCAATGTAGCTTATGTTAGAATTCATAGAAGATTCATTTGATGAAGATAAACTTTTACAAaaatcataatttttacaATTTCTAAAATTAGTATCAACTAATCGTAAAAAGggaatattatatgaattgAACAGTTGAATTTTCTCTAAAGATATTTCAGGATTAGTATaaattatatcatttttatctttttcgtctttattattaatattattactatcatcatcttttgtaattttattattttgataatCCATCATGtcattatcattttgttcGTTTAATTTGAAAGCAActtctttcttttttttttcgttaTGTGAATCTGTTGGAACTTTTTCATTCTTATGCATATTTTTCTGTTTTTgatctttttttttatcaccCAAATTAGTTTTATCATccaaattatttttatcatccaaattatttttatcatccaaattatttttatcttccatatcatttttatcttccatatcatttttatcttccatatcatttttatctaccatatcatttttatcttccatatcatttttatctaaCAAATCATTTTTGTCCTcttcattttgtttattcacattattcgtgtcatttttttttgcatGATTCATATGAACTTGTTTTGAAGAAGTACCATCTTTTGCATTACTcgaaaaatatacataatcAAGACTACCATAATTAAGTTGCTCCTCGTTTATATCATTACTAGTAATATCCTTCTTGAACATACTTTGTTCTTCTCGTTTCTCTGAATGATTACAAATGTTACTATCGCTTTCAGGATGAACTCCATGAAAATATATGGCGTTATGAAAAGAACCAATTAttggaaaataaaaataaataataagtTTTACTATTAACATATCATtgattctttttttttcgcAATTAAGCATAtcttcaaaaaaatataaaacatcATCAATTTCTTCTAAATAATTATTGAAatgtttatttaattttttcgattcttttgttttggtatatattttattcatctttattaaattatttcttaaatAACATACTAGGATGGTAAAAAACGACGACCTTAATAAGATTAAATTCTCTATACCTTCATCATCAACTgcacaaaaaaaaaaaaaaaaaaaaaaaaaattaaNNNNNNNNNNNNNNNNNNNNNNNNNNNNNNNNNNNNNNNNNNNNNNNNNNNNNNNNNNNNNNNNNNNNNNNNNNNNNNNNNNNNNNNNNNNNNNNNNNNNNNNNNNNNNNNNNNNNNNNNNNNNNNNNNNNNNNNNNNNNNNNNNNNNNNNNNNNNNNNNNNNNNNNNNNNNNNNNNNNNNNNNNNNNNNNNNNNNNNNNNNNNNNNNNNNNNNNNNNNNNNNNNNNNNNNNNNNNNNNNNNNNNNNNNNNNNNNNNNNNNNNNNNNNNNNNNNaagaaaaagaaaaagaaaaaaaattagacATTAGCAATGTTGATGGTATATATGTTATGTAcatattcaaaatatttcgtatcatcataaaaaaaattgatacatattaaatggatatatacaaaatagggtttatataaatacatatactttctttcttttttttttttttttttattaatactTTTGAGTATATTAAGAATGATGTTTTTAACGTATGTCCTAgttattatatcattaaatTTGTATAGCCTCAATGATTCTGTATATAACGGAAATTTCATACTcttctttaaaaaataaaagtaaacATGATTAGATgagaaaagaaataataatataataaacaacataatatatatatatatatatatatatatatatgtccATTATGTATAAAGGTATGcacattttaaaaatatttactTCGTTAAAAAAGAACTTGGAGGTATgataattcaaaaaaaaagaaattgaTTTAATCattgaaatataatatggcataatttcatcatcttgataaataaatgtggtataaattaaattgtttattttgttgttgctgaatatataatctgtaaaagaagaaataataaaacagaaaattaaagaaaaaaaaaaaaaaaaatgaaatatgataaatatgcaatataaatatgtatatgtaaatatgGTTGAATTATTAATCTTTTCTAGTTAatctattatatatatataatattacataaagATATATCCTTTTGTATGTTTTGTATTAACATAGTAAGAGACTGATATATTTGTATCCTgatattcttatttattttctgCTTCAGTAAATAAATGAAGTGATTAAAGATGTTGTCCTCACAAAAATATCTTcaaaagggaaaaaaaatataaatatatagatatatatatatatatatatatgtatgtatattatatatgtataacaAATTTTACAACACAACATTTCAACGAAATgaatttctttttttttcttataacGTACTGAAATATTTGATCATCATATTTGTCTCCCCATATTGTTATTTGAgtaatttttcttattaattCTATGAAGTTATTTACATTCACATTGTTCAGGTTTATTTTCACCAACTTTTCAAAGTAATACCTAAAATAAGGTATAAGAATtatgaaatgaaaaaaaaaatatatattacacttataatgtttttatataattgtatGTAAGTTCGAACAGTATGTTTCATATGTACACAATGAAGAAAGAACACAAAATgtgttattttataaaaaaaaaaaatatattaataataataataataataaataaataaaaatgcAACTACTTTCACGTggtttttctttttgttttttctttggaaggagataaaaaaatattaccTTAAATCTTCGTGagtatatatttctttttcatttttaaaattttttaatttatcatcaatattattgaaattaaaaacattccacataattacaaaaaagaagatattcaaacaaaaacaaaaaaaaacaaaaaaaaaaaaaaaaaaaaaaaaaaaaaaaNNNNNNNNNNNNNNNNNNNNNNNNNNNNNNNNNNNNNNNNNNNNNNNNNNNNNNNNNNNNNNNNNNNNNNNNNNNNNNNNNNNNNNNNNNNNNNNNNNNNNNNNNNNNNNNNNNNNNNNNNNNNNNNNNNNNNNNNNNNNNNNNNNNNNNNNNNNNNNNNNNNNNNNNNNNNNNNNNNNNNNNNNNNNNNNNNNNNNNNNNNNNNNNNNNNNNNNNNNNNNNNNNNNNNNNNNNNNNNNNNNNNNNNNNNNNNNNNNNNNNNNNNNNNNNNNNNNNNNNNNNNNNNNNNNNNNNNNNNNNNNNNNNNNNNNNNNNNNNNNNNNNNNNNNNNNNNNNNNNNNNNNNNNNNNNNNNNNNNNNNNNNNNNNNNNNNNNNttttttttttttttttttttttttttgattttacCCCATTCTTTTCCCTTTGGCATTAATAAACGaatcttatatataaataaaatatacgtataaaatatcttttatatatttattatttattcgGAACAACTTTATGGGAAGTTTTGAatacttatattttttataaattggtaaataatatttattctttttctttatgatataattaaaattttttctctctccttttttctttctttcttcctttctttattttattttattttatttttttttttttttatgaattctttttccatattattaaaatataatattctaataaaagaaatgtGAAGTTCAAAAACATAATTTTGTTGAATTTCTATTCCCAaagaaagaagaaaaaaacaaattaattaaattaatgtacacatatatttgtattcACATCATATAGTATATAAAGAGATGCAAAACAAAGAGATTAATGAGAAGAAAGAAGAAAACGACAAAGATCGCAAAACCATTGAATCAGGTAACAAattaattatgaaaaaaaaaaaaaaaaatgataaatatataaataataaatgcGATACAAGgatattatgaatatatatatgtatgtagattatataatatttttttaaagattattattattattattattattaattttttttttttttataggACGAAAAGTTTGTATTAATTCgaaaaaaaggaattaTGAAGAgttaaaagaaaatacaAGTTGGGaaagcaaaaaaaaaaataattcatattaaatatatatatatatatatatatgttattaatatataactttacatatatatatttatgtacccttattcattttatttttgtagGTATAAAAAGTGTGTTGGCGTTTGTTCCAAGAGTCGTTcaattaaatgaaaagaaaaataagTAAACGTTAAAATAATGGTAAAAGtacttatttattttacttttgtggttgtatttttttttcatattaaaaCGCTAGGTTTCAAAAAGAATTCAATAATAAAACagtataatttattttcttttttaacATGTTATAAAGACATTTCTATAGGAAACagaattagaaaaaaaaggaataataAACTTTGtaataacatattaaattataatatatatattccaaataatatgaaggtatctaatataaatttaaaaaataatgtatttcaaattattaatttccCTTTATCAAcatataacataatatCAATTGACTACGGTTATAACTTTATGGGTAAGTTAACAAAGCATTAAAAAAGGGAAACGagtatatacatatatatatatatatatatatatatgtgcatttatactttatatttttttttattatttaatttttctcttatacatatttacTAATATTTTAGGTCTATGTATTTTATGTAAgaataagtatatatatgaaaaggTTTTTTCAAGacataagaatatattatacaagAAACAATTTGAGCTTCCGATAAAGGAGAATGTgcatttattttatgttgTTAATTTTCAAAACTATATTTACaactttttttctttttttcattatctcTTTGAATTTATTTACAATACTAACCTTCTTGTAATCATTGGTTCAAATGGGTAAAGAGAAAAAcaataaatgaaaagataaaataataagaataataattattattataagcAGCATATGGCcaataatatacatacatacatatatatatatatatatatatatatattaatatttcatgttgtatatttttttgaaatatgTTCCATTTTTAGGTCTCACATGGATGAAATGGTAAGCGATATGGGAAAACATATATGCCTTCTTATGAATGAGAAGAGATCGATACCTACTAATAATCTTTCCTTTGATGTATATGATGAATCAATAACCTTTAAAAATGacaatatgtatataaaaagtagAAAGGattatatagaaaaatataatttctCCTTGAATGAAAATAGTATAGAACCAAGTAGACAAAATGAGGAAGACAAtacttttaatttttctttaaaaaatgtggTTACAAAAGTAAAAGAccataataatacattgttttcaaaattttataataaaaattataaaaatagaaagGATAGTATATCAGCttgttatttattaaattattttttaaaatattatgacaataataataatgaattttttttaccaTCAAAAAATGTTCATTATATGTATCACATAAAAGgcaaaaaatatatataaaatgagaaattttttaattaaattctttttattttttttatatatttataaattttttctttttattttttttgttatattttataattggattattttaaatgtataatatacaCGTTAAACgttaaaagatataatatatatatatatatatatatatatataatatatatgatttattttatttattttttttttttttatttgttatgTTTGCctttcatatatttttttgagttcatttttatccataaaaatgaattaattttatcttatttttttatatttttataaaaacatattgaaataatatgaatctttttaaaaataggaatttataaaaaatataatatatttttaatgttcaatttttttttaaaatgtataattatatatatatatatatatatatatatatatatatataaatatataggtttataatataaataatatttatatataatataaatacataataataaatacgtatttatatatttatataaatatatctattttttttttttttttcccttcgtaatatattaaatattaaaaacaaacaaacaaacaaacaaacaatcaaacaaacaaacaaacaaacaaacaaacaaacaaacaaacaaacaaacaaacaaacaaacaaacaaaacGTGATTCAACCTTTTATACAAATGAAGgagaaaaggaaaaaaaaacaagagttcattttattaatattttcttaagAGGAACAAGAAATAtcaagaaaaaattaataaaaaaagaagaacaagtaataataaaataaaacaaaacttaaaaaagaaagagaGAAGAAAGAAggaaagaaaagaaaagaaaagaaaagaaaaaaaaaaaaaaacaagatagaaaaataaaataataaaataataaaaagataaaaaaaaggaacAAGAAATAtcaagaaaaaattaataaaaaaagaagaacaagtaataataaaataaaacaaaacttaaaaaagaaagagaGAAGAAAGAAggaaagaaaagaaaagaaaagaaaagaaaaaaaaaaaaaaacaagatagaaaaataaaataataaaataataaaaagataaaaaaagCATGGTTGAAATTAACGAAATTGAATTCATTGAAGAAAcagaatattttaaatttcaACATGGAGCATGTTTTTGCATGTtagataatgaaaaaaaagaaaatagAAGTGTCGATAATTTACAAGagaaaatttttaaaaacaattttattattagtaATGTAAAACAGAAAGgtttgtatttttttaataaaagggtacaaattttttctttattagattttttatataaaattgataatgataataaaaatatacaaattaaATCATTGCCTTTTGAAGAAAATGTTGTACTTATagagaataataaaagtgaTGATAgaacatttatatatacagaTCGTcaaaacatttatatatttgattaTGACAAGgatgaaataaaattacaCTGTGGTGTGaatatcaaaataaataaattgaAACATATAGGTAtgtaattttatatgaatatataatgtgtGAATTTGTCTTGCACaattatgtaatataaatgtttatgtaaaatatggattccttttaatatataaaacataagtattttttaatatattaatatgaatgCTTCTTATATATCACgtacacatatatatatatatatatatatatatatatatatatatatatgtatatatttttattttttttaggCGATTTTGTGTTTATAATTTTGAGCGATGATAAAAAGatatactttttaaaagataagGAAGTATACGAGTGCCTAGAAATAACCGAACCAATTAACAATGTTGATGAAAAGAATGGgttgtttttatttacacatgcagataaagaaataattactgtaaaagatgaaaataGAAAGCACACGTATGATTTAAGTTCATTTAGCAAAGATATAGATATTCCATATGAAAattgtaatataatatgtgCTAAGATATTAGAATACGACAAAAAGGAAAtcaaattatttatagttgtgttatataataatgaggGTGATATAACATGTGTTacatatgatataaatatagaagGATATGAAATAAAACGTGTGAATTATTCTATgaatgattttttttttgaagaatataaaaaagaggaaatatatataaaaacaatgTATATAAGTGAATGGAAAATATTAGTTTGTCTTTCATCTGAGTCATGTGAAGTAGTTGTATATACAcataatgataaattaaGTGAAATGAATAAATCTAATGATATGAAAGTGTTATGTATAAAAGAAggatataaaattaatacaaGAGAATCGGATACTTTTTtcttatcattatttatgtattcaaaatatgtagataaaatatatagaaaaagTAAATTAGGAAATGTTCCATTTTTAAAGAATCCAGTGGTATTTTTTCTCTTACAACAAAATTTCAAAATTGTAGTGGAATATTTGGATCAATTTAAATTAGAAGATAATATAGatggaaatataaattcGATCAAAGATGATACAATTGAAAACGATATGAAAGAAGTGAGTCTTTTACCTACACTCATGAATGATATTattgaaaattataatagGGAACACCATAAGGATATTTTTAAGATATTCAAAACGAAAAAATGTCCAAATGAGCAAAAAGAAACAAAGGAAGTCAAAAACGAGGTTAAATCAGGACAACATAGTTCTTTGATCAATACAAAATTGGATGAaccaaaaaatatatctactactactacgactactataaataatgataataataatgataataataataccaAGAAGGGATATAATTTCCCCTTTAGCATGTTTGGTATAGGTACTGGAAACAAATCGGGAGCTTCCAAAAATGTAGTAAAAGAGAAACCTACAACAAAATTGGAGGAATTACAACcaatgaaaaaaatagaagAATCAGTTGAGGGATTACAATTTAGTGAAAAAGATCATGCAAAAAGGATAGAAGAGATAGAAACAAAAAGGATAGACAAAATGGAAAAGTATGTCCAAATTGATAAGGTCGATCAAATTAAagaaatgaataatatacaatGTATGCATGAAATGAAATCTAAGatgaaaaatgaaaatgataaagaGGAAGCTAACATATcagatatattatatgaagataaacatataattataaagaaaatatcaggaaaatataataaacttATAAAGAATAGTATGTTTATGAGTgaacatattttaaaagataaaaatattaatactgttaaaaagaataaaatagCCAAATTTAATAGACGAAAAGAATACTATTATAATGCAGataagaacaaaataatattcttagatgaagatgatgaagaagataAGAAATCTAAAAAAAACCAAAAGTCTGATTTTCATACGTATTTTAACCCTATAGATTTGGATATGTATTATCATGAAAAGTTATCAGATGAACATtgtgaaaaaataataaaaaaaattgaaagaaaacatacatttttatttaatgatataaaaagtatGTTTGTGAATGTAGAAAATGTAAATGCAAATGATTCGAAATATGAAAGTCttaatgaaaattataataaaaataatagtaataattttgataGTAAGcaagaaaataaaaataatacaaacaATACCTTAAATTATGCATTCGAATTAGATATATCCAAAGATGATATGAACAGATTTTATCAAGAATTAGATAagtattttttaaaaaaaaaattattaaaagttaaaaatgacttttttgataaattaaaaaattatgatgaatataataaaaatattttccaaacagtattttataatatttatatgcaTAATGGATTAAATACTTGTgaattgtttatatattttatattaagaAATATGCAAATACCTAGTTTTCCTTCTTcactatatatattacaaaacTATTTTGTgaaattaattattttaaatatgaagTTAAGGAATATAGACCATAACATTTTAAATGATTTATGgaataataatcataataataatgatgccataaaaagaatgttaaataataaaagtcttataaacaaatctgatcaaaataataaaaataaaaataaaagtagttctatatattatgaagGACTAACTAATTTTGATAGTGAATATTCAGCCGATGGTTTTTATGaagaagatatatataaaaaagtaaaaaatgaaaaagatgaacataaaaaaatggaatACCTATCAAAAATTATTCCTTTGTTTAAGgatgaattaaataaagaagaagaagTAGCTATATTCAATTTAGTAAATTCTGGTGTAAACTTTTTAAATAGTCAAATATGTACATTCTTATCTCAAAAATTATTGCctatcatttattataataatttaaattcaTTGGATAAAGATATAGGAGTAATGAAAATTTTTCTTTCGAATTTTGTGTTAAGTGATGATGATTTAGAAAACGTAACATAATTTTTGGAATAATACaaatctttttttttttctttctttctttttttaaaaatcattttgaaatttaaaaatatggataatttttgtttttaattcattattattttgttattaaaatatattattttattttattttttatggttttatttatttattttttttattgtctcataattatcttttttttaaggtTACATCTGTTACaaatatcttttataaaccaaattaaaaaaaaaaaaatatatatatatatgttttatattaaataaaatttgcgtctttaatattttaaaaacaaaaaaattatttatgtttttttttcataaataaataagaaatatattgatTGCAAAGTAAATATTAGGAATGGATACGCACAGGGggaaaaaaagaaaaaaagaaaaaaaaaaaaaaaaatgaaataaataataaacaaaataaataaaaatatatatatatataattatatatgtttgtatgttatatatgtctataaatatttatttagaaaaatattcatttttctatattttctatattttatatattttttttcgttttttttttttttttttttttttttaaaacaaaaaaattttgaCATAATTCATGCAGCATTTCCATCGAATTATTAATGTCTTTCTTCTTATccaaaaatattttcttatactttttatataattcaaaataatGTTTGTATTTCCTCAAGTTCTGTTTGTTCCTATAACCGTTTAAGGATTCCAAAGA from Plasmodium reichenowi strain SY57 chromosome 6, whole genome shotgun sequence includes these protein-coding regions:
- a CDS encoding hypothetical protein (conserved Plasmodium protein, unknown function), producing MVEINEIEFIEETEYFKFQHGACFCMLDNEKKENRSVDNLQEKIFKNNFIISNVKQKGLYFFNKRVQIFSLLDFLYKIDNDNKNIQIKSLPFEENVVLIENNKSDDRTFIYTDRQNIYIFDYDKDEIKLHCGVNIKINKLKHIGDFVFIILSDDKKIYFLKDKEVYECLEITEPINNVDEKNGLFLFTHADKEIITVKDENRKHTYDLSSFSKDIDIPYENCNIICAKILEYDKKEIKLFIVVLYNNEGDITCVTYDINIEGYEIKRVNYSMNDFFFEEYKKEEIYIKTMYISEWKILVCLSSESCEVVVYTHNDKLSEMNKSNDMKVLCIKEGYKINTRESDTFFLSLFMYSKYVDKIYRKSKLGNVPFLKNPVVFFLLQQNFKIVVEYLDQFKLEDNIDGNINSIKDDTIENDMKEVSLLPTLMNDIIENYNREHHKDIFKIFKTKKCPNEQKETKEVKNEVKSGQHSSLINTKLDEPKNISTTTTTTINNDNNNDNNNTKKGYNFPFSMFGIGTGNKSGASKNVVKEKPTTKLEELQPMKKIEESVEGLQFSEKDHAKRIEEIETKRIDKMEKYVQIDKVDQIKEMNNIQCMHEMKSKMKNENDKEEANISDILYEDKHIIIKKISGKYNKLIKNSMFMSEHILKDKNINTVKKNKIAKFNRRKEYYYNADKNKIIFLDEDDEEDKKSKKNQKSDFHTYFNPIDLDMYYHEKLSDEHCEKIIKKIERKHTFLFNDIKSMFVNVENVNANDSKYESLNENYNKNNSNNFDSKQENKNNTNNTLNYAFELDISKDDMNRFYQELDKYFLKKKLLKVKNDFFDKLKNYDEYNKNIFQTVFYNIYMHNGLNTCELFIYFILRNMQIPSFPSSLYILQNYFVKLIILNMKLRNIDHNILNDLWNNNHNNNDAIKRMLNNKSLINKSDQNNKNKNKSSSIYYEGLTNFDSEYSADGFYEEDIYKKVKNEKDEHKKMEYLSKIIPLFKDELNKEEEVAIFNLVNSGVNFLNSQICTFLSQKLLPIIYYNNLNSLDKDIGVMKIFLSNFVLSDDDLENVT